From Quadrisphaera sp. DSM 44207, the proteins below share one genomic window:
- a CDS encoding PhzF family phenazine biosynthesis protein, which produces MPEQPPSLEFEVVDVFTDRPFAGNPLAVVLGADDLATGQLQALAAEFNLSETAFPMAPTAAERARGAHYRLRIFTPGTELPFAGHPSVGTAWLLARRGALAPGRAVQACGAGDLPLEVSADGGPVRLTGGAPAQRGDVDPAPLLAALGLEPADLDPQLPGRAAAVAGTGVDQAHLFVRPGALAALRPDAGALERLPHRVPLTGTAPLAGLLAVAWGGPDGSGRWSARVRMLGTGIGVAEDPATGSAALGLGVSAVAAGLLPGEGTSELVVTQGVEMGRPSRLEVRVRAAGGRAAEVSVQGAVVPVSSGRIAVPPASHGR; this is translated from the coding sequence GTGCCCGAGCAGCCGCCGTCGCTGGAGTTCGAGGTCGTCGACGTCTTCACCGACCGGCCCTTCGCGGGCAACCCGCTGGCGGTGGTGCTCGGCGCCGACGACCTCGCGACGGGCCAGCTGCAGGCCCTCGCCGCGGAGTTCAACCTCTCCGAGACCGCCTTCCCGATGGCGCCGACGGCCGCCGAGCGGGCTCGCGGCGCGCACTACCGGCTGCGCATCTTCACGCCCGGCACCGAGCTGCCCTTCGCCGGCCACCCCTCGGTGGGCACGGCCTGGCTGCTGGCCCGCCGCGGTGCCCTCGCGCCCGGGCGCGCGGTGCAGGCCTGCGGCGCCGGCGACCTGCCGCTGGAGGTCTCCGCGGACGGCGGCCCGGTGCGGCTGACCGGCGGTGCGCCGGCGCAGCGCGGGGACGTCGACCCCGCGCCGCTGCTGGCGGCGCTCGGGCTGGAGCCCGCGGACCTGGACCCGCAGCTGCCCGGCCGCGCCGCCGCCGTCGCCGGCACGGGCGTGGACCAGGCGCACCTGTTCGTGCGGCCCGGCGCGCTCGCGGCCCTGCGCCCGGACGCCGGCGCGCTCGAGCGGCTGCCGCACCGCGTGCCGCTCACCGGCACCGCCCCGCTCGCGGGCCTCCTCGCCGTCGCGTGGGGCGGACCGGACGGGTCTGGCCGGTGGTCCGCGCGCGTGCGCATGCTCGGCACCGGGATCGGCGTGGCCGAGGACCCCGCGACCGGCTCCGCGGCGCTGGGCCTCGGCGTCTCCGCCGTCGCCGCCGGCCTGCTGCCGGGGGAGGGCACGAGCGAGCTGGTCGTCACCCAGGGGGTCGAGATGGGGCGTCCCTCCCGCCTGGAGGTGCGGGTGCGCGCCGCGGGAGGCCGGGCCGCGGAGGTCTCCGTGCAGGGCGCGGTCGTCCCGGTCAGCTCCGGCCGGATCGCCGTCCCGCCCGCCTCGCACGGGCGCTGA
- a CDS encoding Dps family protein, with protein MSESTPTLPRAASASYSVPGMAADDGARVAEILQGRLYALTDLHLTLKHVHWNVVGPHFIAVHEMLDPQVDAVREFADQVAERIATLGGSPVGVPGALVKGRSWDDYSLGRAGAIEHLGALDLVYSGVISDHRTVAGEVGDLDPVTEDLLTSQSGQLELFHWFARAHLENAGGELSTAGATSEREAATQAEAGAGESV; from the coding sequence ATGTCTGAGAGCACCCCGACCCTGCCGCGCGCCGCCAGCGCCTCCTACTCCGTGCCGGGCATGGCGGCGGACGACGGCGCCAGGGTCGCCGAGATCCTCCAGGGCAGGCTGTACGCGCTGACCGACCTGCACCTGACCCTCAAGCACGTGCACTGGAACGTCGTCGGCCCGCACTTCATCGCGGTGCACGAGATGCTCGACCCGCAGGTGGACGCCGTCCGCGAGTTCGCCGACCAGGTCGCCGAGCGCATCGCCACCCTCGGTGGCTCGCCGGTCGGCGTGCCGGGCGCCCTGGTGAAGGGCCGCAGCTGGGACGACTACTCCCTCGGCCGCGCCGGCGCCATCGAGCACCTGGGCGCGCTGGACCTCGTCTACAGCGGCGTCATCAGCGACCACCGCACCGTCGCCGGGGAGGTCGGGGATCTCGACCCGGTCACCGAGGACCTCCTGACCAGCCAGAGCGGCCAGCTGGAGCTGTTCCACTGGTTCGCGCGCGCGCACCTGGAGAACGCGGGCGGCGAGCTGTCCACCGCCGGCGCGACCTCCGAGCGCGAGGCCGCCACGCAGGCCGAGGCCGGCGCCGGCGAGTCGGTCTGA
- a CDS encoding general stress protein: protein MAGTNPLAAARAGIRSLPSGTEVAAYATYLEAQRAVDHLSDQGFPVQQVSIIGSDLRSVERVTGRLSYPRVALAGAASGAWFGLFVGLLLSLFGGPVGTGQIVFSAVLFGAGFGILFGVISYALTRGRRDFSSVSAVLASRYSVMVADAEAGRARQLLSGLEGVRPLPQAHQPPAPPQPPYGQQPGYGQQPPYGQPPYGQPPYGQPPQG, encoded by the coding sequence GTGGCGGGCACCAACCCGCTGGCCGCCGCCCGCGCCGGCATCCGCTCGCTGCCCTCCGGCACCGAGGTGGCGGCGTACGCCACCTACCTGGAGGCGCAGCGGGCGGTCGACCACCTGTCGGACCAGGGCTTCCCCGTGCAGCAGGTGAGCATCATCGGCTCGGACCTGCGCAGCGTCGAGCGCGTCACCGGCCGGCTCAGCTACCCCCGGGTGGCGCTGGCCGGTGCCGCGTCCGGCGCGTGGTTCGGCCTGTTCGTGGGGCTGCTGCTCTCGCTCTTCGGCGGCCCCGTGGGCACGGGGCAGATCGTCTTCTCGGCGGTGCTCTTCGGCGCCGGCTTCGGCATCCTCTTCGGCGTCATCTCCTACGCCCTCACGCGCGGACGCCGCGACTTCAGCTCCGTCAGCGCCGTCCTGGCGAGCCGCTACTCGGTGATGGTCGCCGACGCGGAGGCCGGTCGGGCCCGCCAGCTGCTCTCCGGCCTCGAGGGCGTGCGGCCCCTGCCGCAGGCGCACCAGCCGCCCGCCCCGCCGCAGCCGCCGTACGGACAGCAGCCGGGCTACGGCCAGCAGCCCCCGTACGGGCAGCCGCCCTACGGCCAGCCGCCCTACGGCCAGCCCCCGCAGGGCTGA
- a CDS encoding aminopeptidase P family protein codes for MSETTSAPETVDRPLSQDGAQPAADRGSNRSQRPTSEAFRAFIAGGWGPRPPAPAPSPAAPWAAARRARVSALFPGDRLVLPAGPLKVRSNDTDYRFRPHSAFAHLTGLGEDREPDAVLVLEPRPDADGGGHEAVLWFRPRAERDTEEFWADARYGEFWVGVRPSLQDVETELGLGCRSVEQLPDALAQGLARSGEDGLRLRVVHGADPAVDALAAQAREAAGLDGASATAHDDALTEALSELRLVKDDFEVEQMRAAVAATAAGFDAVVRALPAALGHPRGERVVETAFEGLARREGNGVGYETIAAAGAHACTLHWIRNDGPVREGELVLVDAGVEVPSLYTADITRTLPVSGRFTDVQRHVYQAVLDAADAAFAVARPGSRFRDLHVAAMEVIAARLEQWDLLPVRAEESLDPQTGGQHRRWMVHGTSHHLGIDVHDCAQARREMYLDAELVPGMVFTIEPGLYFKADDLLVPAELRGIGVRIEDDVLVTQDGCENLSAALPRRPEDVEAWMASLA; via the coding sequence ATGAGCGAGACCACCAGCGCGCCGGAGACCGTGGACCGCCCGCTGTCGCAGGACGGCGCGCAGCCAGCGGCGGACCGGGGGTCGAACCGCAGCCAGCGGCCCACGTCGGAGGCCTTCCGCGCCTTCATCGCCGGGGGCTGGGGCCCGCGCCCGCCGGCGCCCGCCCCCTCCCCCGCCGCCCCGTGGGCGGCGGCGCGGCGCGCCCGGGTCAGCGCGCTCTTCCCCGGCGACCGGCTGGTGCTGCCCGCCGGGCCGCTGAAGGTGCGCAGCAACGACACGGACTACCGCTTCCGGCCGCACTCCGCCTTCGCGCACCTGACGGGCCTCGGGGAGGATCGCGAGCCGGACGCCGTCCTCGTCCTCGAGCCGCGACCGGACGCGGACGGCGGCGGGCACGAGGCGGTGCTGTGGTTCCGCCCGCGCGCCGAGCGCGACACCGAGGAGTTCTGGGCCGACGCCCGCTACGGGGAGTTCTGGGTCGGGGTGCGCCCGAGCCTGCAGGACGTCGAGACCGAGCTCGGCCTGGGCTGCCGCTCCGTCGAGCAGCTGCCCGACGCGCTGGCGCAGGGGCTGGCGCGCTCGGGCGAGGACGGCCTGCGGCTGCGCGTCGTCCACGGCGCCGACCCGGCGGTCGACGCGCTCGCCGCGCAGGCGCGCGAGGCCGCGGGCCTCGACGGGGCGTCGGCCACCGCGCACGACGACGCGCTGACCGAGGCACTCAGCGAGCTGCGCCTCGTCAAGGACGACTTCGAGGTCGAGCAGATGCGCGCCGCGGTGGCCGCCACGGCGGCGGGGTTCGACGCCGTGGTGCGCGCCCTGCCGGCGGCGCTGGGGCACCCGCGCGGCGAGCGCGTCGTGGAGACGGCCTTCGAGGGCCTCGCGCGCCGGGAGGGCAACGGCGTGGGGTACGAGACCATCGCCGCCGCCGGGGCGCACGCGTGCACCCTGCACTGGATCCGCAACGACGGGCCGGTGCGCGAGGGCGAGCTCGTGCTCGTCGACGCCGGGGTGGAGGTGCCCTCGCTCTACACCGCGGACATCACGCGCACGCTGCCGGTATCCGGCCGCTTCACCGACGTCCAGCGGCACGTCTACCAGGCGGTGCTGGACGCCGCCGACGCCGCGTTCGCGGTGGCACGCCCGGGCTCGCGGTTCCGCGACCTGCACGTGGCGGCCATGGAGGTCATCGCCGCGCGCCTGGAGCAGTGGGACCTGCTGCCCGTTCGCGCCGAGGAGTCCCTGGACCCGCAGACCGGCGGGCAGCACCGCCGGTGGATGGTGCACGGCACGTCGCACCACCTGGGCATCGACGTGCACGACTGCGCGCAGGCGCGCCGCGAGATGTACCTGGACGCCGAGCTCGTGCCCGGCATGGTCTTCACCATCGAGCCCGGCCTGTACTTCAAGGCCGACGACCTGCTGGTGCCGGCCGAGCTGCGCGGCATCGGCGTGCGCATCGAGGACGACGTGCTCGTCACGCAGGACGGCTGCGAGAACCTCAGCGCGGCGCTGCCCCGGCGCCCCGAGGACGTCGAGGCGTGGATGGCGTCGCTGGCCTGA
- the lepB gene encoding signal peptidase I codes for MGVVHVGLAAVLAVLVVLGLRAQVAEPVRVVGDSMSPTLDPGDVVLVDKRGECCERGDLVAFTSPRDGALTVKRVAGTSGDVVAIEGGVLVVDGERVREPYVDPESVDALYYGPVTVPPGSLLVLGDARGESIDSRDHGPVPASSVTGRVALGLWPPSWSAG; via the coding sequence ATGGGCGTCGTCCACGTCGGGCTCGCCGCCGTCCTCGCCGTGCTCGTGGTCCTCGGCCTGCGCGCCCAGGTCGCCGAGCCCGTGCGGGTGGTGGGCGACAGCATGAGCCCGACGCTGGACCCCGGCGACGTCGTCCTCGTGGACAAGCGGGGCGAGTGCTGCGAGCGCGGTGACCTCGTCGCGTTCACCTCCCCCCGGGACGGCGCGCTGACGGTCAAGCGCGTCGCCGGCACCTCCGGGGACGTCGTCGCCATCGAGGGCGGCGTCCTGGTCGTCGACGGCGAGCGGGTGCGGGAGCCCTACGTCGACCCCGAGTCCGTCGACGCCCTCTACTACGGCCCCGTCACCGTGCCCCCCGGCTCGCTGCTCGTGCTGGGCGACGCGCGCGGGGAGTCGATCGACTCCAGGGACCACGGCCCCGTGCCGGCGTCGTCCGTGACCGGACGCGTCGCCCTGGGCCTGTGGCCCCCGTCCTGGTCAGCCGGCTGA
- a CDS encoding multicopper oxidase family protein has product MSLKRRDLLKLGGVAGLGGAAVLAVPPRAVSATSVSSLPPASFPERYAVDLALPPVRSGSSVSLTARAGTAQVLPGGLGTPVQGYDGGFPGPTLEVERGKASSVELRNHLPLTGPFGGPNELSLHLHGSASLPEFDGYASDVVRVGQKKTYQYPNHQHARTLWYHDHGMHWTAQNVYSGLLGLYVVHDDEERALLPQGEFDVPLLVSDAVFAADGSLVLDDNDHSGLWGDVILVNGRPWPRMTVKRRTYRFRILDCSIARSYTWCLSHAALQLQVVATDGGLVPTGTGVTSLRHGGAERYEVVVDFSKLPADVTSVELLNGSNANNVDYDFTDRVMRFDVSDEPVDTTDPTWNADYVGSTLGTSHPVMALPTSGGYLRRSFRVEREGGVWTFGGDTWQDVVDSGYRKTIADVESGATEVWSIENRSGGWFHPVHLHLVDFRIIGRTGGAGRVFDHEQGPKDVVYVGEGETVDLLIRFDPSPGSVGGHYMAHCHNLPHEDHDMMAQFSVGERDVDASPHHPVRAAPAVDDDGYTGPRPAAAGTTPAPAADPSTGTTGTSSTAAATEAAVHH; this is encoded by the coding sequence ATGAGCCTGAAGCGACGCGACCTCCTCAAGCTCGGAGGGGTCGCGGGCCTCGGTGGCGCCGCCGTCCTCGCGGTGCCGCCGAGGGCCGTGTCGGCGACGTCGGTCAGCAGCCTGCCGCCGGCGAGCTTCCCCGAGCGCTACGCCGTCGACCTCGCGCTCCCTCCGGTGCGCTCGGGGTCGAGCGTGTCGCTGACCGCCCGCGCCGGCACCGCTCAGGTCCTGCCCGGCGGCCTCGGGACGCCCGTGCAGGGCTACGACGGCGGGTTCCCCGGCCCCACGCTCGAGGTCGAGCGCGGGAAGGCCTCCAGCGTCGAGCTGCGCAACCACCTGCCCCTGACCGGGCCGTTCGGCGGGCCGAACGAGCTGTCCCTGCACCTGCACGGCTCGGCGAGCCTGCCCGAGTTCGACGGGTACGCCTCGGACGTCGTCCGCGTGGGGCAGAAGAAGACGTACCAGTACCCGAACCACCAGCACGCGCGCACCCTGTGGTACCACGACCACGGCATGCACTGGACGGCCCAGAACGTCTACTCGGGCCTGCTCGGGCTGTACGTCGTCCACGACGACGAGGAGCGCGCGCTGCTGCCCCAGGGGGAGTTCGACGTCCCGCTGCTGGTCTCCGACGCCGTCTTCGCCGCCGACGGGTCCCTGGTGCTGGACGACAACGACCACTCGGGCCTGTGGGGCGACGTCATCCTCGTCAACGGCCGGCCGTGGCCGAGGATGACGGTGAAGCGGCGCACCTACCGCTTCCGGATCCTCGACTGCTCCATCGCCCGCTCCTACACCTGGTGCCTGAGCCATGCGGCGCTGCAGCTGCAGGTCGTCGCCACCGACGGGGGCCTGGTGCCCACGGGCACGGGCGTGACCTCCCTGCGCCACGGCGGCGCCGAGCGGTACGAGGTGGTGGTCGACTTCTCCAAGCTGCCGGCGGACGTGACGTCGGTCGAGCTGCTCAACGGCAGCAACGCCAACAACGTCGACTACGACTTCACGGACAGGGTGATGCGCTTCGACGTCTCCGACGAGCCCGTCGACACCACCGACCCGACCTGGAACGCGGACTACGTGGGCTCGACGCTGGGCACCAGCCACCCGGTGATGGCCCTGCCCACCAGCGGCGGCTACCTGCGCCGCAGCTTCCGGGTCGAGCGCGAGGGGGGAGTCTGGACCTTCGGCGGGGACACCTGGCAGGACGTCGTGGACTCCGGGTACCGCAAGACGATCGCGGACGTGGAGAGCGGCGCCACCGAGGTCTGGAGCATCGAGAACAGGTCCGGGGGGTGGTTCCACCCCGTGCACCTGCACCTCGTCGACTTCCGCATCATCGGCCGCACCGGCGGCGCCGGGCGGGTCTTCGACCACGAGCAGGGACCCAAGGACGTCGTCTACGTCGGTGAGGGCGAGACGGTGGACCTGCTGATCAGGTTCGACCCCTCACCGGGCTCGGTCGGCGGCCACTACATGGCTCACTGCCACAACCTGCCCCACGAGGACCACGACATGATGGCCCAGTTCTCGGTGGGCGAGAGGGACGTGGACGCCAGCCCCCACCACCCGGTCAGGGCCGCGCCCGCCGTGGACGACGACGGCTACACCGGGCCCCGCCCGGCCGCGGCCGGCACGACGCCCGCGCCGGCGGCGGACCCCTCGACCGGCACGACCGGCACGAGCAGCACGGCGGCGGCCACGGAAGCCGCGGTCCACCACTGA
- a CDS encoding lytic murein transglycosylase: MAHSPKARRARRRRAPRRPWPTRAVGERAPVRLEKAAPVALAVALVAVSAGPALGGAGAQEGAAPDARGAAASPAISAAGARPAAADDQRARGWWPEPAPLSTGAVAAAAASELSATSGTPTAASAATAAATSTVAAGGAGVPGRVLAAYREAEERLRADDPGCGLPWWLLAGVGEVESGHASGGRVDEQGRTRGQILGPRLDGSLAGTARISDSDSGRLDGDALFDRAVGPMQFLPGTWAGWGADADGDGSADPHDVDDAALSAGRYLCAGAADLSTAAGQAAALMRYNRSVPYGQTVLARGAAYRDGAEVVPGAAGSVAPSPRASSPRASSPVLAATSAAPAPSAPSVPPLPPLPPLPPLPPLPPLPTGTGPVSTPPAPAEASPTGAEPPAGPGPSTDPAPSTAGPSTAETPTTAGPVAPVPLPEETAAEPTGTPTGTPSDQTADPSASVTPTETPSQTPTGTPTETATPTETPTATPTETATPTETPTAAPTETAAPTETPTETPTETATPTETPSETATGAVEPSPAPSVCEDAAGAVFVDPEQLPEPAAAEETDEELAARVAAAVEAALAQGELAACGATEGLLPGPSPSALPAGA; encoded by the coding sequence ATGGCTCACTCCCCGAAGGCCCGCCGCGCACGGCGGCGCCGCGCTCCCCGTCGTCCCTGGCCGACCCGCGCCGTCGGCGAGCGCGCGCCCGTGCGCCTGGAGAAGGCGGCGCCCGTGGCCCTGGCGGTCGCCCTCGTCGCCGTCTCGGCCGGGCCCGCCCTCGGCGGTGCGGGCGCGCAGGAGGGCGCCGCGCCGGACGCGCGCGGCGCGGCGGCCTCGCCTGCGATCTCCGCTGCGGGCGCTCGCCCCGCGGCCGCGGACGACCAGCGGGCGCGGGGGTGGTGGCCGGAGCCGGCGCCCCTGAGCACCGGTGCCGTGGCCGCCGCTGCGGCGTCCGAGCTCTCCGCCACCTCCGGCACGCCCACCGCGGCCTCCGCTGCGACCGCGGCCGCGACCTCGACCGTCGCGGCCGGCGGCGCCGGAGTGCCCGGTCGCGTCCTCGCGGCGTACCGGGAGGCCGAGGAGCGCCTGCGGGCCGACGACCCGGGCTGCGGGCTGCCGTGGTGGCTCCTGGCCGGCGTCGGCGAGGTCGAGTCCGGGCACGCCAGCGGCGGGCGGGTGGACGAGCAGGGGCGCACCCGCGGGCAGATCCTCGGTCCGCGCCTCGACGGCTCCCTGGCGGGCACGGCGCGCATCTCCGACAGCGACTCCGGCCGCCTGGACGGCGACGCCCTCTTCGACCGCGCGGTCGGCCCGATGCAGTTCCTCCCCGGCACCTGGGCGGGCTGGGGGGCCGACGCCGACGGGGACGGCAGCGCCGACCCGCACGACGTCGACGACGCGGCGCTGTCCGCGGGTCGGTACCTGTGCGCCGGGGCAGCGGACCTGAGCACGGCGGCCGGGCAGGCCGCGGCGCTGATGCGCTACAACCGCTCGGTCCCGTACGGGCAGACCGTGCTGGCGCGGGGAGCGGCCTACCGCGACGGCGCCGAGGTCGTGCCGGGCGCGGCCGGGTCCGTGGCGCCCTCCCCGCGCGCGTCGTCCCCGCGCGCGTCGTCCCCGGTGCTCGCGGCCACCTCCGCCGCGCCCGCGCCATCCGCGCCATCCGTGCCACCTCTGCCGCCCCTGCCACCTCTGCCGCCCCTGCCACCTCTGCCGCCCCTGCCGACGGGGACCGGGCCCGTGTCGACGCCTCCCGCCCCGGCGGAGGCGTCACCGACCGGCGCCGAGCCCCCGGCCGGCCCGGGCCCCTCGACCGATCCGGCTCCGTCGACCGCGGGCCCGTCGACCGCGGAGACCCCCACCACCGCCGGCCCGGTCGCGCCGGTGCCGCTGCCCGAGGAGACCGCGGCCGAGCCGACCGGCACCCCCACCGGCACCCCGAGCGACCAGACCGCGGACCCGTCCGCCTCCGTCACGCCGACGGAGACGCCCTCGCAGACGCCGACGGGGACGCCCACCGAGACGGCGACGCCCACCGAGACGCCGACGGCGACGCCCACGGAGACGGCGACGCCCACCGAGACGCCGACGGCGGCGCCGACCGAGACGGCGGCGCCGACCGAGACGCCGACCGAGACGCCCACGGAGACGGCGACGCCCACGGAGACGCCGAGCGAGACGGCGACGGGAGCCGTGGAGCCGTCGCCGGCGCCGTCGGTCTGCGAGGACGCCGCCGGGGCGGTCTTCGTCGACCCCGAGCAGCTGCCGGAGCCCGCCGCAGCCGAGGAGACGGACGAGGAGCTGGCCGCCCGCGTCGCCGCCGCGGTCGAGGCGGCCCTCGCGCAGGGCGAGCTGGCCGCCTGCGGCGCCACGGAGGGCCTGCTGCCGGGCCCGAGCCCGTCCGCGCTGCCCGCCGGCGCGTAG
- a CDS encoding PHP domain-containing protein, producing MLIDLHTHSTASDGTDTPAGLVAAAAEAGVRVLAITDHDTTAGWAAAAAQAERSGVLLVPGAEVTCRAGARGGVTVHLLSLLHDPAHEPLAAALAASREGRLDRARRMTELLSEDFPITWDDVLARAASGAVVGRPHVADALVAAGVVRSRDEAFASLLADGSPYVLRLGAPHPVDAVRLVRAAGGVPVIAHALASARGRVLSEELLEEMAAAGMAGVEVDHRDHDEAARARLRDFAAASGLLTTGSSDYHGTGKANRLGEHTTSREAFERVLAEGTGAPVAGAELVLP from the coding sequence GTGCTCATCGACCTGCACACCCACTCCACCGCCTCCGACGGCACGGACACCCCGGCCGGGCTCGTCGCCGCCGCGGCGGAGGCCGGGGTGCGGGTCCTGGCGATCACCGACCACGACACCACCGCGGGCTGGGCCGCCGCCGCCGCGCAGGCCGAGCGCTCCGGCGTCCTGCTCGTCCCCGGCGCCGAGGTCACCTGCCGCGCCGGCGCCCGCGGCGGGGTGACGGTGCACCTGCTGAGCCTGCTGCACGACCCCGCGCACGAGCCGCTGGCCGCGGCGCTCGCCGCCTCCCGCGAGGGGCGGCTCGACCGGGCGCGGCGCATGACGGAGCTGCTCTCCGAGGACTTCCCGATCACCTGGGACGACGTGCTGGCGCGGGCGGCGTCCGGGGCCGTGGTCGGTCGCCCCCACGTCGCCGACGCGCTGGTGGCCGCGGGCGTCGTCCGCTCCCGCGACGAGGCGTTCGCCAGCCTGCTGGCCGACGGCTCGCCGTACGTGCTGCGGCTCGGCGCCCCGCACCCGGTCGACGCGGTGCGGCTGGTGCGCGCCGCCGGCGGCGTGCCGGTCATCGCCCACGCCCTCGCCAGCGCGCGCGGCCGCGTGCTCTCCGAGGAGCTGCTCGAGGAGATGGCGGCGGCCGGGATGGCGGGCGTGGAGGTGGACCACCGCGACCACGACGAGGCCGCGCGCGCCCGGCTGAGGGACTTCGCCGCCGCCTCCGGCCTGCTCACGACGGGCTCGAGCGACTACCACGGCACGGGCAAGGCGAACCGCCTCGGCGAGCACACCACGAGCCGCGAGGCGTTCGAGCGCGTGCTGGCCGAGGGCACGGGCGCCCCGGTCGCGGGGGCGGAGCTGGTCCTCCCGTGA
- a CDS encoding PD-(D/E)XK nuclease family protein, whose protein sequence is MPARLFSCTPSKLTAYLACPRRYRMTYLDRPSPPRGPAFAHTSMGAAVHLALARWWSEPPAGRTPAAAVRLVRGVWSSAGFRDEEQSAEHRGRAERSVAAYTAALDPHQEPVGVERTVATRTAVLAVSGRVDRLDRRGDELVVVDYKLGRRAPEDADARSSLALALYALAAGRTLRTRCRRVELHHLPSGTRAVAEHDEASVARKVTEAESLARDAVRAQDAVAAGADPDAAFPATPSRLCAWCDLRASCPAGRATGPAAKPWAALEP, encoded by the coding sequence ATGCCCGCCCGCCTGTTCTCCTGCACGCCCAGCAAGCTGACCGCGTACCTGGCCTGCCCGCGCCGGTACCGGATGACGTACCTGGACCGCCCCTCCCCGCCCAGGGGCCCCGCGTTCGCCCACACCAGCATGGGCGCTGCCGTCCACCTGGCGCTGGCGCGCTGGTGGTCCGAGCCGCCGGCGGGCCGGACGCCGGCCGCCGCCGTCCGCCTCGTGCGCGGCGTGTGGTCGAGCGCGGGCTTCCGCGACGAGGAGCAGTCCGCCGAGCACCGCGGACGCGCCGAGCGGTCCGTGGCCGCCTACACCGCCGCGCTGGACCCGCACCAGGAGCCGGTGGGGGTGGAGCGCACCGTCGCCACCCGCACCGCGGTGCTGGCCGTCTCCGGCCGCGTGGACCGCCTGGACCGGCGCGGGGACGAGCTGGTCGTCGTCGACTACAAGCTCGGTCGCCGCGCCCCCGAGGACGCCGATGCGCGCTCCTCCCTCGCCCTGGCCCTGTACGCCCTGGCCGCCGGGCGCACCCTGCGCACGCGGTGCCGGCGCGTGGAGCTGCACCACCTGCCCAGCGGCACCCGCGCGGTGGCCGAGCACGACGAGGCGTCCGTGGCGCGCAAGGTCACCGAGGCGGAGTCCCTCGCCCGCGACGCCGTGCGCGCGCAGGACGCCGTCGCGGCCGGCGCCGACCCCGACGCCGCGTTCCCGGCCACCCCCTCGCGGCTGTGCGCGTGGTGCGACCTGCGCGCCTCCTGCCCGGCGGGCCGGGCGACCGGGCCCGCGGCGAAGCCCTGGGCGGCGCTGGAGCCCTGA
- a CDS encoding Rieske (2Fe-2S) protein yields the protein MDATDQPTATAGRPLLQRLWDLPVHAAWLDPVAVRAADVVHAVEPRWLADLLHGSWLGHPLHPLLAQGTVGLWSSAAVLDALRSAGLVPSGRQDGVDAASTVLVAAGTAAALPTIAAGWTDYSDLHREQQRIGLVHSSANYTAGALFAASLVARLRGRHGRGRVLGLLGFGVSGLGAALGTHLSYRWAAGANHAEGVPHRVPSGWYRVALVDDLVESTPRRSEIGDVPVVVVRRGDDVRVLADTCSHLAGPLSQGSVSVERGEACITCPWHGSTFRLSDGGVVHGPATASQPTFQVRVDGRRQVLARLRPVRGVPVPPPAATVVAD from the coding sequence GTGGACGCGACCGACCAGCCCACCGCGACCGCGGGGCGCCCGCTGCTGCAGCGGCTGTGGGACCTGCCCGTGCACGCCGCGTGGCTGGACCCCGTGGCGGTGCGGGCGGCCGACGTCGTGCACGCCGTGGAGCCCCGGTGGCTGGCCGACCTCCTGCACGGCTCCTGGCTGGGCCACCCGCTGCACCCGCTGCTCGCCCAGGGCACCGTCGGCCTGTGGTCCAGCGCCGCCGTGCTCGACGCGCTGCGCAGCGCCGGCCTCGTCCCCTCGGGCAGGCAGGACGGCGTGGACGCCGCCAGCACGGTGCTCGTGGCCGCCGGCACCGCGGCGGCGCTGCCGACCATCGCCGCGGGCTGGACCGACTACAGCGATCTGCACCGCGAGCAGCAGCGGATCGGCCTGGTCCACTCCAGCGCCAACTACACCGCGGGGGCGCTGTTCGCCGCGTCCCTGGTGGCCCGCCTGCGGGGCCGGCACGGGCGGGGACGGGTGCTCGGGCTCCTCGGCTTCGGCGTCTCGGGTCTCGGCGCCGCGCTCGGCACCCACCTGTCCTACCGCTGGGCCGCGGGCGCCAACCACGCCGAGGGCGTTCCGCACCGGGTGCCCTCCGGGTGGTACCGGGTCGCGCTCGTCGACGACCTCGTGGAGAGCACCCCGCGCCGCAGCGAGATCGGTGACGTGCCGGTCGTCGTGGTCCGGCGCGGGGACGACGTCCGCGTGCTGGCCGACACGTGCAGCCACCTCGCGGGGCCCCTGAGCCAGGGCAGCGTCTCCGTCGAGCGCGGCGAGGCGTGCATCACCTGCCCCTGGCACGGCAGCACCTTCCGCCTCTCGGACGGCGGCGTCGTGCACGGGCCGGCCACGGCGTCCCAGCCGACGTTCCAGGTGCGCGTGGACGGTCGGCGCCAGGTGCTGGCGCGGCTGCGCCCCGTCCGGGGCGTGCCCGTCCCGCCGCCGGCCGCCACCGTCGTCGCCGACTGA